From a single Microbacterium terrisoli genomic region:
- a CDS encoding glycosyltransferase family 2 protein encodes MSPSPRRLLIVVPALNEQESVGDVVRAVAETVPDASCLVIDDGSTDATAAVAQQAGATVLSLPFNLGVGGAMRAGYRYARDHGFDGVVQVDADGQHDPGDIPALVAALGDADVVIGARFAGTGAYMARGPRLWAMRVLAAAVGRVAHRKLTDVTSGFKASGPRAIALFSRTYPAEYLGDTVEALVIAARVGLVIDQVPVEMHARQAGTPSQRPLRASVYLVRAGVAFVLAMLRPRKQGASEVSS; translated from the coding sequence GTGTCACCATCGCCTCGCCGACTGCTCATCGTCGTGCCGGCTCTGAATGAGCAGGAGTCGGTCGGCGACGTCGTGCGAGCCGTCGCAGAGACCGTTCCGGATGCGTCGTGCCTGGTCATCGACGATGGCTCGACCGACGCGACGGCCGCAGTGGCGCAGCAGGCAGGGGCGACGGTTCTGTCGCTGCCGTTCAATCTCGGCGTCGGCGGCGCGATGCGTGCCGGCTACCGATATGCACGTGACCACGGGTTCGACGGGGTCGTACAGGTCGATGCTGACGGTCAGCATGACCCGGGCGACATCCCCGCACTTGTCGCCGCGCTCGGAGACGCCGACGTCGTGATCGGCGCTCGTTTCGCCGGCACCGGCGCATACATGGCGCGCGGCCCCCGGCTGTGGGCCATGCGTGTGCTCGCCGCCGCGGTCGGCAGGGTCGCACACCGCAAGCTCACCGACGTCACGAGCGGGTTCAAAGCCAGCGGCCCGCGGGCGATCGCACTGTTCTCACGCACTTACCCCGCCGAGTACCTCGGTGACACCGTCGAGGCGCTCGTCATCGCCGCACGCGTAGGTCTGGTCATCGATCAGGTGCCCGTCGAAATGCACGCACGTCAGGCGGGAACGCCGTCGCAGCGGCCCTTGCGCGCATCCGTGTATCTCGTGCGTGCCGGAGTGGCGTTCGTGCTGGCGATGCTGCGACCGCGCAAGCAGGGAGCAAGCGAGGTGAGCTCATGA
- a CDS encoding DUF2304 domain-containing protein, with the protein MTSTATYLFGILAAVLVLIAIIELMRRGTLRERHALWWMVGGVLALVVAVFPQVLRWASRLLGIVIPINLIFFIAIGLLFLVSLQYGAELTRAEDKMRTLAEQTAFLDLRLRALEAERAHLAEIADDADGRAAADAETAGDPPADVPVDPGVDQ; encoded by the coding sequence ATGACCAGCACCGCAACCTATCTGTTCGGGATTCTCGCCGCCGTTCTCGTGCTGATCGCGATCATCGAGTTGATGCGCCGCGGTACGCTGCGTGAGCGGCATGCCCTGTGGTGGATGGTCGGCGGCGTGCTGGCGCTGGTGGTCGCCGTCTTTCCGCAGGTGCTGCGGTGGGCGTCGCGCCTGCTCGGCATCGTCATCCCGATCAATCTCATCTTCTTCATCGCGATCGGACTGCTGTTCTTGGTGAGCCTGCAATACGGTGCCGAACTGACCCGAGCCGAAGACAAGATGCGCACGCTCGCCGAACAGACGGCGTTCCTCGACCTGCGGCTACGGGCCCTTGAGGCAGAGCGGGCGCACCTCGCCGAAATCGCCGACGATGCCGATGGCCGCGCAGCTGCCGACGCCGAGACGGCCGGCGACCCACCTGCTGACGTGCCCGTCGACCCAGGCGTCGATCAGTGA
- a CDS encoding glycosyltransferase family 4 protein has translation MSAAHRVVVASRLFVPEVSAGAFRLGALSRGLAAHGAEVTVITSTPPSHAPALADPPGVRVRRMPVLRDGGGNVRGYVQYASFDAPLLFRVLFRGWDLAVAESPPTTALVVRFAAWLRRRSYAYYAADVWTDGVVSMGAPRPVIALMRAMERAALQRARVILSVSDEVTERLVALGADPARIATVGNGIDTDVFNPDAGPAAPGETYFVYTGTMSEWQQPDVFIRGFARIADEFPDLRLRFFGQGSVEADLRLLAEQLVPGRVDFGGVVSPADSAQWIQGAAGALVSIVPGIGYDFARPTKTYAAAACGTPVLFAGADVGGTLVRDNGLGEAVAFDPDAVADGMRRLLAKRASGDSDRRRSARADWARQNVSLHVVGERAAAAVLGARPRP, from the coding sequence GTGAGCGCCGCGCATCGCGTCGTCGTCGCATCGCGGCTGTTCGTCCCCGAAGTCAGTGCCGGTGCGTTCCGCCTGGGCGCTCTGTCGCGAGGACTGGCCGCGCACGGTGCCGAGGTGACCGTGATCACGTCGACGCCGCCGTCACACGCACCGGCACTCGCCGACCCGCCCGGAGTGCGGGTGCGGCGCATGCCGGTTCTGCGTGACGGCGGCGGCAACGTGCGCGGCTATGTGCAGTACGCGAGCTTCGACGCGCCCTTGCTGTTCCGCGTGCTGTTCCGGGGGTGGGACCTCGCCGTCGCCGAGTCTCCACCGACCACGGCCCTGGTGGTCCGGTTCGCCGCGTGGCTGCGACGCCGGTCGTACGCGTACTACGCCGCCGACGTCTGGACCGACGGCGTCGTCTCGATGGGTGCACCTCGACCGGTCATCGCGCTGATGCGCGCCATGGAACGCGCAGCGCTGCAACGCGCCCGCGTGATCCTCTCGGTCTCTGACGAGGTCACCGAGCGCCTCGTGGCTCTCGGCGCCGACCCCGCGCGCATCGCCACCGTGGGCAATGGCATCGACACCGACGTGTTCAACCCCGACGCCGGACCGGCAGCCCCCGGTGAGACGTATTTCGTGTACACCGGCACGATGTCGGAGTGGCAGCAGCCCGACGTATTCATCCGCGGATTCGCGCGGATCGCCGACGAATTCCCCGACCTGCGGCTGCGCTTCTTCGGGCAGGGCTCGGTCGAGGCCGACCTGCGACTGCTGGCCGAGCAGCTCGTTCCCGGCCGGGTGGACTTCGGCGGCGTGGTCAGTCCGGCCGACTCGGCTCAGTGGATCCAGGGAGCCGCCGGCGCGCTCGTGTCGATCGTGCCCGGCATCGGCTACGACTTCGCGCGCCCGACCAAGACGTATGCGGCTGCCGCCTGCGGGACGCCCGTGCTATTCGCCGGTGCCGACGTGGGCGGCACGCTCGTGCGCGACAACGGTCTCGGCGAGGCGGTGGCGTTTGATCCGGATGCCGTGGCTGACGGCATGCGACGGCTGCTGGCCAAGCGCGCCTCCGGTGACAGCGACCGACGGCGATCGGCGCGCGCGGACTGGGCGCGCCAGAACGTCTCGCTGCACGTGGTGGGGGAGCGTGCCGCCGCCGCGGTGCTCGGCGCGAGGCCGCGACCGTGA
- a CDS encoding acyltransferase has translation MTHPDVRIVDSADVAEAASIGAGTSIWHLAQVREGARIGRDCIVGRGAYIGTGVVMGDNCKVQNYALVYEPAVLGDGVFIGPAVVLTNDTYPRAVNPDGSLKSAHDWQPVGVTIEHGASIGARATCVAPVTIGAWATVAAGAVVVKDVPAYALVAGVPARRIGWVGEAGTPLKDAGDGAWICPTTGTRYCETDGLLKKENA, from the coding sequence GTGACCCATCCTGACGTGCGCATCGTTGATTCTGCAGATGTCGCAGAAGCGGCATCGATCGGCGCTGGAACCTCGATCTGGCACCTCGCCCAGGTGCGCGAAGGCGCCCGCATCGGCCGCGACTGCATCGTCGGCCGCGGCGCGTACATCGGCACCGGAGTCGTCATGGGTGACAACTGCAAGGTGCAGAACTATGCGTTGGTCTACGAGCCTGCGGTGCTGGGTGACGGCGTGTTCATCGGCCCCGCTGTCGTGCTGACCAACGACACGTATCCGCGTGCAGTGAATCCGGACGGGTCGCTGAAGAGCGCGCATGACTGGCAGCCGGTCGGTGTCACGATCGAGCACGGCGCATCGATCGGTGCACGGGCGACCTGTGTCGCCCCCGTCACCATCGGCGCCTGGGCGACGGTGGCAGCCGGCGCGGTCGTGGTCAAGGACGTGCCCGCGTATGCGCTGGTCGCCGGCGTTCCTGCACGACGCATCGGGTGGGTCGGCGAGGCCGGGACCCCGCTGAAGGACGCAGGCGACGGCGCGTGGATCTGCCCGACCACGGGCACGCGCTATTGCGAAACAGATGGACTGTTGAAGAAGGAGAACGCGTGA
- a CDS encoding DegT/DnrJ/EryC1/StrS family aminotransferase yields MSEFIPPAKPIIGDEERAAVDRVLRSGMVAQGPEVAAFEKEFSAHFVQGRPTVAVNSGTAGLHLGLLAAGIGAGDEVIVPSFTFAATGNSVALTGATPVFVDIEPETFTLDPAAVEASITSRTKGIMPVHLYGHPARMRELEQIATAHGIALFEDAAQAHGASLDGRPVGTFGTFAMFSLYPTKNMTSGEGGMISAADDTIARNARLLRNQGMERQYENEVIGFNARMTDIHAAIGRVQLTKVDAWTATRQQNAAFLDQNLSGVVVPPVADGAVHVYHQYTIRVAEDRDGFVRALKDEHQVGCGVYYPIPNHRLPSLAPYAPGLDLPVTEEAARQVVSLPVHPSLTEDDLERIVAAVNAVAKAGA; encoded by the coding sequence GTGAGCGAGTTCATTCCGCCGGCCAAGCCGATCATCGGCGACGAGGAGCGGGCAGCGGTCGACCGCGTGCTGCGCAGCGGCATGGTGGCACAGGGGCCTGAGGTCGCTGCGTTCGAGAAGGAGTTCTCCGCCCACTTCGTGCAGGGTCGACCGACGGTGGCGGTCAACTCGGGTACGGCGGGGCTGCACTTGGGGCTGCTCGCAGCCGGCATCGGCGCGGGCGACGAGGTCATCGTCCCGTCGTTCACGTTCGCCGCGACCGGCAACTCGGTCGCGCTGACGGGGGCGACGCCGGTGTTCGTCGATATCGAGCCCGAGACGTTCACTCTCGATCCGGCCGCTGTCGAGGCATCCATCACCTCTCGCACCAAGGGCATCATGCCCGTGCATCTGTATGGCCACCCGGCCCGCATGCGCGAGCTGGAGCAGATCGCGACCGCGCACGGCATCGCGCTGTTCGAAGACGCCGCGCAGGCGCACGGCGCGTCGCTGGACGGGCGCCCCGTGGGCACGTTCGGCACGTTCGCGATGTTCTCGCTGTACCCGACGAAGAACATGACCAGCGGCGAGGGCGGCATGATCTCGGCCGCCGACGACACGATCGCGCGCAACGCACGGCTGCTGCGCAACCAGGGCATGGAGCGCCAGTACGAGAACGAGGTGATCGGGTTCAACGCCCGCATGACCGACATCCACGCGGCGATCGGTCGCGTGCAGCTGACGAAGGTGGATGCCTGGACCGCGACGCGGCAGCAGAACGCGGCGTTCCTCGACCAGAACCTGTCGGGCGTCGTGGTGCCGCCCGTCGCCGACGGCGCCGTGCACGTGTACCACCAGTACACGATTCGTGTGGCCGAGGACCGCGACGGGTTCGTGAGGGCGCTGAAGGACGAGCACCAGGTCGGCTGCGGCGTGTACTACCCGATCCCGAACCACCGGCTGCCATCGCTCGCGCCGTATGCGCCCGGGCTGGACCTGCCGGTCACCGAAGAAGCAGCGCGCCAGGTCGTCTCACTGCCCGTCCACCCCTCGCTCACCGAGGACGACCTGGAGCGGATCGTCGCCGCCGTCAACGCCGTCGCGAAGGCGGGCGCCTGA
- a CDS encoding Gfo/Idh/MocA family oxidoreductase, whose amino-acid sequence MAALRAGLLGVGMMGRHHARVLRELDDVDLVAIADPAGDPHGVSGALDVLPDIDALIAAGIDMAVVAVPTRFHEQAALKLAAAGVHTLVEKPIADSVEAGQRMVDAFRDAGLVGAVGHIERFNPALQQLRRRLEAGELGAVYQIQTRRQGPFPSRIADVGVAKDLASHDVDLTAWVAQSDYAHVFAQTTFKSGREYEDMIAITGRLESGVIVNHLVNWLSPMKERVTVVTGEKGAFVADTSTGDLTFFANGTIPLEWESMATFRGVSEGNVTRYAFAKREPLRVEHEAFRDAVLGKPSDVVTMEQGQRTLVVVEAALESAREGETRTF is encoded by the coding sequence ATGGCCGCGCTGCGCGCAGGGCTGCTCGGCGTCGGCATGATGGGTCGCCATCATGCGCGCGTGCTGCGCGAATTGGATGACGTCGACCTGGTGGCGATCGCCGACCCGGCCGGCGACCCGCACGGCGTGTCGGGCGCGCTGGACGTGCTGCCAGACATCGACGCACTGATCGCGGCGGGCATCGACATGGCCGTGGTCGCCGTGCCCACCCGCTTTCACGAGCAGGCGGCACTCAAGCTCGCAGCGGCCGGCGTGCACACGCTCGTCGAGAAGCCGATCGCCGACAGCGTCGAGGCCGGGCAGCGTATGGTCGACGCGTTCCGCGACGCGGGACTCGTGGGCGCCGTCGGACACATCGAGCGCTTCAACCCCGCGCTGCAGCAGCTGCGCCGGCGGCTGGAGGCGGGGGAGCTGGGCGCGGTCTATCAGATCCAGACGCGCCGGCAGGGCCCGTTCCCGTCGCGGATCGCCGATGTCGGGGTGGCGAAGGACCTCGCGTCGCACGACGTGGACCTGACGGCGTGGGTCGCGCAGAGCGACTACGCGCACGTGTTCGCGCAGACGACGTTCAAGAGCGGTCGCGAGTATGAAGACATGATCGCGATCACCGGGCGCCTGGAGTCGGGCGTGATCGTCAATCACCTCGTGAACTGGCTCAGCCCGATGAAGGAGCGCGTCACCGTCGTCACGGGTGAGAAGGGCGCGTTCGTGGCCGACACGTCGACCGGTGACCTGACGTTCTTCGCGAACGGGACGATTCCGCTGGAGTGGGAGTCGATGGCGACATTCCGCGGTGTCTCTGAAGGAAACGTGACACGGTATGCGTTCGCCAAGCGCGAGCCGCTGCGGGTCGAGCACGAAGCCTTCCGCGATGCCGTGCTCGGCAAGCCCAGCGACGTCGTGACGATGGAGCAAGGCCAGCGCACGCTCGTCGTCGTCGAGGCCGCCCTCGAGTCGGCGCGCGAGGGCGAGACCCGCACGTTCTGA
- a CDS encoding ABC transporter ATP-binding protein gives MKQIAHTLRHVLPFLPSSARRFLIVFSVVSGLLAVVDVLALMLLALTLAALIAGGPLKVPLLGEVSQDQVLWMVLLLAIIVIAKSAANVWMQWIATRRFASYELEVGQALFGAYIRSSWTDRISRNSAQIVAMSDSGIANVVAGFLLPLTTLSGLLVTSVGVVAVIVFAQPVTALVTIVYLGGIAMLQYMVLSGKTRQAGRVARDSSLRVAMLISGMVASLKEITLRDKADEVSAVIRQQRAHTSQARANASFLAAVPRFIFDAAIIGGFVVVGGSAFVFGGKEAAISAVALFGIAGFRLVPSLTGFQSVITRAMTSVPYVDAVIADIEGSQKLLADREVLGKRPLPGDPKLLELEHVSFTFPGSDVAAVRGVDLRVPMGTTVGIAGASGAGKSTLIDLLLGLLTPTSGDIHIDGLPLEDVMAAWRSHVGYVPQEVTLFDGTIAQNIALTWGDQIDLDRVEAAARRAQLWGVVEQRADGLNTRVGERGLTLSGGQRQRLGIARALYTDPLVLVLDEATSALDTKTEADISDAITELRGDVTVIAVAHRLSTIRESDLIVFMKDGTVAAQGLFDDVVRLSPEFAAQARLAGLT, from the coding sequence ATGAAGCAGATAGCTCATACCCTTCGCCACGTCCTGCCGTTCCTGCCGTCGTCGGCTCGGCGGTTCCTGATCGTCTTCTCCGTCGTCTCGGGCCTCCTGGCCGTCGTGGACGTGCTCGCGCTCATGCTTCTCGCTCTCACCCTCGCGGCGCTGATTGCGGGTGGGCCGCTGAAGGTTCCGCTGCTCGGGGAGGTCTCGCAGGACCAAGTCCTGTGGATGGTGTTGCTGCTGGCTATCATCGTGATCGCCAAATCCGCAGCCAACGTGTGGATGCAGTGGATCGCCACCAGGCGCTTCGCGTCGTACGAACTCGAGGTCGGTCAGGCGCTGTTCGGCGCCTACATCCGTTCCTCGTGGACCGATCGGATCTCGCGGAACAGTGCGCAGATCGTGGCCATGTCCGACAGCGGTATCGCGAACGTCGTCGCGGGCTTTCTGCTGCCGTTGACCACGTTGTCGGGCTTGCTCGTCACCTCGGTCGGCGTGGTTGCCGTGATCGTGTTCGCTCAACCGGTGACGGCCCTGGTCACCATCGTCTACCTCGGCGGCATTGCGATGCTGCAATACATGGTTCTCAGCGGCAAGACCCGGCAGGCCGGCCGGGTCGCGCGCGACTCGTCGCTGCGTGTCGCGATGCTCATCTCGGGGATGGTCGCGTCACTGAAGGAGATCACGTTGCGCGACAAGGCCGACGAGGTCAGCGCGGTCATCCGGCAGCAGCGGGCGCACACGTCGCAGGCGCGCGCGAACGCGAGCTTCTTGGCCGCCGTTCCGCGGTTCATCTTCGACGCGGCGATCATCGGTGGATTCGTGGTTGTCGGTGGCTCGGCCTTCGTGTTCGGCGGCAAAGAAGCGGCGATCTCGGCCGTCGCGTTGTTCGGGATCGCCGGATTCCGACTCGTGCCGTCGCTCACGGGCTTTCAGTCCGTCATCACGCGGGCGATGACCTCAGTGCCGTACGTCGATGCCGTCATCGCCGACATCGAAGGGTCCCAGAAGCTGCTGGCCGACCGTGAGGTCTTGGGCAAGCGGCCGCTGCCCGGCGACCCGAAGCTTCTCGAGCTGGAGCATGTGTCGTTCACCTTTCCCGGCAGCGATGTGGCAGCCGTACGCGGGGTGGACCTTCGCGTTCCGATGGGCACGACCGTCGGCATCGCCGGTGCCTCGGGTGCGGGCAAATCCACGCTCATCGACCTGCTGCTGGGGCTGCTCACCCCCACGTCCGGCGACATCCACATTGATGGACTTCCGCTCGAAGACGTCATGGCGGCGTGGAGATCGCACGTGGGATACGTGCCGCAGGAGGTCACTCTCTTCGACGGCACGATCGCCCAGAACATCGCCCTCACGTGGGGTGACCAGATCGATCTGGACCGGGTCGAAGCGGCTGCGCGCCGCGCGCAGCTGTGGGGCGTCGTGGAGCAGCGGGCAGACGGCCTGAACACTCGTGTCGGTGAGCGCGGTCTCACCCTCTCGGGCGGGCAGCGGCAGCGCCTAGGCATCGCCCGCGCGCTGTACACGGATCCGCTGGTGCTCGTGCTGGATGAGGCGACCAGCGCGCTGGACACCAAGACCGAAGCAGACATCTCCGACGCGATCACCGAGCTGCGCGGTGACGTCACCGTCATCGCGGTCGCCCACCGGCTGAGCACGATCCGCGAGTCCGACCTGATCGTGTTCATGAAGGACGGCACGGTGGCAGCACAGGGACTGTTCGACGACGTCGTGCGACTCAGCCCTGAGTTCGCCGCGCAGGCGCGACTGGCGGGACTGACGTGA